The DNA sequence CAAGGCCAACCTGCTGACCCGGCTCCACGGCCTCGACGAGCTGGTCGGGCCGGTCGACACCCAGTCCGTGTACGTCACCATCGCCAACCCGCTGCACAGCTGAGCACCACCGCCCCCGGGCGGACTCCGACCGCACCCGCTCCGGAGACGCCCACCGACCGCACCCGGTCCAGAGAGGAGAGCGCCACCGTGCCTCCCGCCGAACCCTCAGCGGAACCCGACGCCGCACCGGCCGACCACGGCTCCGCCGAACGGTCCGGCAGCGGCGCGGGTGAGCGCAACGCCGTCGAGGACACCCTGGACCTGCAGCTCACCGAGGAGCTCCTCGCGCTGATCGCCGAGGAGCGGAACACCGAGGCGGACCGGGCCCGGGCCTCCCACGAGCTGCTGGGCGACCCCGGGGCCTGGCCGCCCGCGACCACGGCCGCGGGAGAGTTCGCCCTCCTCCCCGTCCGGCCGGAGCGCGATCTCGCCGTCCTCAGCCGCTGGATGAACGACCCTGCCGTGGCGGCCTTCTGGGAGCTCGCCGGACCCGAGTCCGTCACCGCGGACCATCTCAGGCCCCAGCTCGAAGGGGACGGACGCAGCATCCCGTGCCTGGGCGTGCTCGACTCCACGCCCATGAGCTACTGGGAGATCTACCGCGCCGACCTCGACCCGCTGGCCCGCCACTACCCCGCCCGCCCCCACGACACCGGCCTCCATCTCCTCATCGGCGGCGTGAACAACCGGGGCCGGGGCGTGGGCACCACCCTGCTCCGCGCCGTCGCCGACCTCGTCCTGGACAACCTTCCGCGGTGCGGGCGGGTCGTCGCCGAGCCGGACCTGCGCAACACCCCCTCCGTATCCGCGTTCCTCAGCGCCGGTTTCCGCTTCTCCGCCGAAGTGGAGCTCCCCGGCAAACGCGCCGCGCTGATGATCCGCGACCGAACGTACCGAGCCCAGCTGTGACTTACTCGCCGCACTTTCCACACCGCTCGAACCTCATAGGTTCCATCCGGAGGAGTCCCCGTGCCGATATACCCCGCGAGCCGTGAATCAGCCGAGTCCCCGCGGCTGTTCAGCCCTCCGGAGCTGAACCGACAGATCTGGGACCGGGCCGCCGCACGGCTCCTCGCCAAGATGCTCGGCGAGTTCGCCTACGAGGAGATCATCGAGCCGGTCCCGGAGCCCGGGACCGACGGACGCCACCGGCTGACCCTCGACGACGGGGGAGTGCTCGCCTTCACGGCCCGGCGCGGTGTCTACGGCAGCTGGCGCGTCGACCCCGACTCGGTCGAGGTCACCGCGGGCCGCCCGGCCGCCCACGCCAACGGCTCATCCGCCGCGGGCGCCGGGGCCCGGTCCGACGGCCCGGCCGCCGGCTCCCGGCCGTTCCGTGACCCGCTGACGTTCCTCACCCGGGCCCGAGGCCTCCTCGGGCTCGACGGCACGACGCTGGGCCACCTCATCCGCGAGCTGACCCGGACCCTGTCCGCCGACGCCCGGCTCGACCACACCGCGCTCACCGCGGACCGGCTCGCCGCCCTGGACCACGCGGAGCTGGAGGGCCATCAGACCGGCCACCCCTGGCTGGTGGCGAGCAAGGGGCGGCTCGGCTTCTCCGCCGCCGACGCCGCCCGCTTCAGCCCCGAGTGCCGCAGCCCGCTCCGGCTGCCGTGGATCGCGGTCAGCACCCGCATCGCGCGGTACCGTGGCGTGGGCCGCGTCACCACTCCCGACCAGCTGTACG is a window from the Streptomyces sp. MMBL 11-1 genome containing:
- a CDS encoding GNAT family N-acetyltransferase, giving the protein MPPAEPSAEPDAAPADHGSAERSGSGAGERNAVEDTLDLQLTEELLALIAEERNTEADRARASHELLGDPGAWPPATTAAGEFALLPVRPERDLAVLSRWMNDPAVAAFWELAGPESVTADHLRPQLEGDGRSIPCLGVLDSTPMSYWEIYRADLDPLARHYPARPHDTGLHLLIGGVNNRGRGVGTTLLRAVADLVLDNLPRCGRVVAEPDLRNTPSVSAFLSAGFRFSAEVELPGKRAALMIRDRTYRAQL